In Ischnura elegans chromosome 6, ioIscEleg1.1, whole genome shotgun sequence, one genomic interval encodes:
- the LOC124160373 gene encoding flocculation protein FLO11-like — protein MDTFNAASTPSTAVPATAVETVTLSITTMPSASVPTVATTSASVPTVTAISASVPTAIATSASAPTAATSSPTTMQSIAAPSATAVRTIFYDSSIVQDSSTDPVASFSNVPDFSIDVFDSFSDVAEFPTHEDASFSASNDRKGSPSASTSMGSLAASSPPTMLAPSIRQTLLEAQKGNEFLKKEEMVIGKKFLVTKIEKINTRYGEKLVGHIKVRGVGRRLILPAFLKLSMKDIMMFNYGGEELYVGRDKNNLIKIF, from the exons ATGGACACCTTCAACGCTGCCTCCACCCCATCCACAGCTGTGCCAGCTACCGCCGTGGAAACCGTCACCCTGTCAATCACCACCATGCCGTCTGCCTCCGTTCCAACTGTCGCCACCACGTCAGCCAGCGTTCCAACTGTCACCGCCATTTCAGCCAGCGTTCCAACTGCCATCGCAACGTCAGCCAGCGCTCCAACTGCCGCAACCAGCTCACCTACCACCATGCAATCCATTGCCGCACCGTCCGCCACCGCTGTGCGAACCATCTTCTATGACTCATCTATCGTCCAGGATTCCTCTACTGATCCTGTTGCTTCCTTCTCCAACGTCCCGGATTTCTCCATTGATGTTTTCGACTCCTTCTCCGACGTTGCAGAGTTCCCCACACATGAAGATGCCTCCTTCTCTGCCTCCAATGATAGGAAGGGTTCTCCATCTGCATCCACGTCAATGGG GTCACTAGCCGCTTCTTCTCCACCAACCATGCTCGCTCCTTCa atccgTCAAACTCTCCTAGAGGCGCAAAAAGGAAACGAATTTTTGAAGAAGGAGGAGATGGTCATTGGCAAAAAATTTTTGgtgacaaaaattgaaaaaataaataccagatATGGGGAGAAGTTGGTGGGGCACATCAAAGTGCGGGGCGTTGGAAGGCGTTTGATATTGCCAGCATTcctaaaattatcaatgaaagatATTATGATGTTCAACTATGGAGGAGAAGAGCTCTATGTCGGCagagacaaaaataatttaataaaaattttttaa